Proteins encoded within one genomic window of Ostrinia nubilalis chromosome 5, ilOstNubi1.1, whole genome shotgun sequence:
- the LOC135071947 gene encoding glyoxalase domain-containing protein 4 produces the protein MSITGRALHFVFKVADRTLTAKFYRDVLGMKVLRHEEFSEGCEAACNGPYANRWSKTMIGYGPEDTHFVVELTYNYGITHYDLGNDFIGLTIQSSESLKRAAANNWPVKEQNGVKYLEAPGGYKFFIIDKPQPVDKDPVVKVSLASSNLAKSIAYWNGLLTLKIFEKTDKSVILGFSEDQAKLELVEISGPVNRAKAYGRIAFACPFDVQPIIDKKIQEANGTILTPLISLDTPGKATVRVIILADPDGHEICFVDDESFRQLSQVDPNSDADLDKFIKSDKSRA, from the exons ATGTCTATTACCGGCCGTGCACTGCATTTTGTGTTCAAAGTTGCGGATAGAACACTCACCGCAAAATTCTACCGAGATGTCCTGGGAATGAAG GTTTTGCGTCATGAAGAATTCAGTGAAGGCTGTGAAGCAGCTTGCAATGG ACCGTATGCTAACAGATGGAGTAAAACCATGATTGGTTACGGACCAGAAGACACTCATTTTGTTGTGGAGCTCACGTATAACTATGGAATAACACATTATGACTTGGGAAATGATTTCATCGGCCTGACGATACAGTCCAGTGAGAGTCTCAAGAGGGCAGCAGCAAATAACTGGCCTGTAAAAGAACAGAACGGAGTCAAGTACCTAGAGGCACCTGGCGGCTACAAGTTCTTCATTATTGATAAGCCACAGCCAGTTGATAAGG ATCCTGTCGTAAAGGTGTCGCTCGCAAGTTCAAATCTGGCCAAGTCCATTGCGTACTGGAATGGTCTCCTCACACTGAAGATCTTCGAAAAAACCGACAAATCTGTAATCCTTGGGTTCAGCGAGGACCAAGCAAAATTGGAATTAGTTGAAATAA gtGGCCCCGTGAACCGCGCGAAGGCATACGGCCGCATCGCCTTCGCCTGCCCATTCGATGTCCAGCCGATCATCGACAAGAAGATCCAAGAAGCCAACGGAACCATCCTCACACCCCTCATATCCCTCGACACCCCTGGAAAAGCCACAGTCAGGGTCATCATCCTCGCAGACCCTGACGGCCATGAGATATGCTTCGTAGATGACGAGAGTTTCAGACAACTGTCTCAAGTCGACCCCAACAGCGATGCTGATTTGGACAAGTTCATCAAATCAGACAAATCCAGAGCATAA